DNA from Vulpes vulpes isolate BD-2025 chromosome 9, VulVul3, whole genome shotgun sequence:
CTTTGGAAGAAGCAGAACGGCCTCTGGAGCTTGGAGCTCTTCAACCTCAAGGAGGCTGAGGATGGGGGCGTGGGGGAGGTTCACGATGGAGCCTTGTGGGCTATTAGAACAAGGTCTTCATCCAGAGCcgtggggagccactgaaggcaGGGAGAAGAGACACATGTTTTCAGTGGTGTTCAGACTGGGGAAGAAGGCAGGAGGCTTGCTTCAGGTGCctaaggagggggaagagggtcAGGGACCTAGGCTGGGGGACCAGGGGGGTAAGGGAGCAAGACGCAGGAGGAGCCTCTGAAGGGCGGCTGCCAACAAGGCTCCTAAGACTTCCAATTTGGTAGGCTTGGCCCATTGGGTTTGGGTGACAACAGCATTGGGACAGCAGTGTGGCCCCAGGTTCTAACCCCTGACCCAGGACGGATTTctcaaaaaggaagggaagaggagatggCAGTGGCTGGAAGACTGagacaggggaggggaaggagggagggagctcaggctccctggggcaggCTTTGCCCGGCTCTCCTCCTGAGGGTCTGGAGGGCAGTGACAAAGCCTGCCCTTGACAAAGCCTGCAGCCAGAGGCCCTGGCACCACCGCCTCAACCCTGTCACCTGGGAGTCCACACTGGCCTCAGgatgggggaggtgggtgtggcCTCCAGCAGGACCAGCCTCCCAGCCTGTCCTACCGACTGACCCTCGAGACTTCTCAAATAAAAGTGATGTTCTCTCCCACCTGGTTTCTGGAAATGGTGGGGCAAGACACGGGAGCTGGCAGTCCCAACTACAGCTGGATGGAGTAAAACTGAGCAGGAGACCGGGGGCCCAGCGTTAAGGTGACCGCAGGAGTGAGTCTGAGGGGaggcctgtcccctccccagacaCGAGCACCCCAGGACTGCTGGACTGGCCTGCTGTGCATCAGAGGGGCAAGGGACCCAGACACAGCACAGGCTGGCTCATCGCGCCTCCTTTATTATtgtccccccaccctctccatcTTAAGCCCCGTTAAAATCACAAAACTCCCCACACCCTACAGTCcagccgcgccccccccccccccccccccgcgcggcGGGGTTCAGAACGGCGAGAACACCGGACAGTCCCCCTCTGACAGCAGCGGAGACACCTTGGGTGCGAGCGGGGCCGGGtctgggtggggcagaggagggggcgCCTgagcctcggccccgccccccgcctccggggccccgccctccccacccGCGCGCTCCTCCGCCTTACCCGCGGGCGCGTCGGGGCGCGGCTgcccgggccccggggccgcgggggcgacGGCGCGGTGGTCCTCCAGGTGCAGTGTCATGGCGGGCCGCGAGGCCGTGGAGAAGGCGCACTGCATGCACGAGTAGCGGCCGCGCGTGTGCTCCCACACGATGCGGCTCGGGGCCGCGTGCCCTGCGGGCAGGCGGGACCCCGTCAGTCCCGGCCCGAGGACCCGTCCACCCCGAGGCTGGCGGACGCGGGCGAGTGCGGGTCGGACCTCTCCCGCCTCCCCGTCGGCTCCCGGGCACCTGGCTGGTCTGGCCTGGCTGGTCCAAGTGCTCCCGGGCGTGCTCCCTCCTGTAATCGGGGGCACTAAACTGGGCTTCTCCGAATCCCCCACTCCTATCCCTGGAACCACCGCAGGGGAAGGCCTGGTGAACCGGGCGCGGGTTTTACACGGAAACGCCGGCGCAGATGAAGGCTCCGGGGCCAGTATTTTTAAGGCAAAGATCTTGTATTTCGGGGGTGACAGTTCTAGCCCCCTGGGAAGGGGCGGGCAACACTGCCTCCCGGCGTCCCCTGGGCCCCGCAGGGCGCAGACAGcagtcccctcctcccctcccccggtGGTCACCTGCACGCACCTGAGGGCGTGTCGGAGCCGCCCTGGGGTCTCCGCGGGCTGCCGCCGGCACCTGAGATAAACGGGCGGGTCAAGGTCAGGAGTCGCGGGGGCGCCCGGCTCGCCCTTCAGGCCGCCCAGTTCCCAACTCACCTTGGCTCTTCTTCCAGACTGCGGCGCTGGAGGCGGGCGGCCCGGGCGCCGCGGCCAGGAAGGGGCGCAGGCGTGGGGGACTCAGGCCAAAGGGCGCGGGGTTCAAGTAGGGCAGGAAGGGCccggtgggggcaggggcgggggtcgTGAACGGCTCGAGCAGCGGGAACGGCAGGCCCGGCGCCGACGCGGTGTCGGACTCCGGGGGACGCTCGGGCGCCGGCGGCTCCTTGTcgagggcggggggtggcggcGGGGCTGGGCTCTGCGCATGCTCGGCGCAAACATGCAGATGCTTGAAGAGCGAGCGGTGCGTGCGGAAGCGCAGGAGGCAGTTCTCACACCTGGGGGCAGGCACAGGGCTGGGCTGGGTCTCCTGGGGGACGAGGGTGGGGCCTATCCGACACTACCTGGGGAGCTGCCGCGCGACGGGCGTAGGTAAGGGAGCCTAAGGCCCAAATCACAGATCCCCCACTTGCGGGGGGAGAAGCTTGCTCTAAGCGCCCCCCCAGTGTGGCTGCGACCTTTCCGGACCCCTCTGGGTCCTTGCCCTGGGAAAACGAGGAAGGAAGTTTCAATTTTGACTTAGGTGGCCACTTTTCTTCTAGCGGGGTCAGGAGAGACTGGGTGCAAACACACCACGTATGCCCCGCCCTTTCCAAGCTCCTCGCTCCTCCCCGGGTCTCCGGGTCCCGTAACCAGGGTCTCTTTCAGGGCAAGTAAGG
Protein-coding regions in this window:
- the ZNF414 gene encoding zinc finger protein 414 isoform X2, which translates into the protein MEEEPSGPSPDMPAAAEPSFTETDKEVLSPAVAAAATSSSMGEETGPERAATPPVWDRRGPGGTQQGGPSPPDSGQPGPGSSLGPTSTVSGTSEDLRPPRRRQQPGKQIPCSSPGCCLSFPSVRDLAQHLRTHCPPTQSLEGKLFRCSALSCTETFPSMQELVAHGKLHYKPNRYFKCENCLLRFRTHRSLFKHLHVCAEHAQSPAPPPPPALDKEPPAPERPPESDTASAPGLPFPLLEPFTTPAPAPTGPFLPYLNPAPFGLSPPRLRPFLAAAPGPPASSAAVWKKSQGAGGSPRRPQGGSDTPSGHAAPSRIVWEHTRGRYSCMQCAFSTASRPAMTLHLEDHRAVAPAAPGPGQPRPDAPADPAPLAPKVSPLLSEGDCPVFSPF